A part of Clarias gariepinus isolate MV-2021 ecotype Netherlands chromosome 14, CGAR_prim_01v2, whole genome shotgun sequence genomic DNA contains:
- the LOC128540931 gene encoding interferon-induced protein with tetratricopeptide repeats 5-like: MMSSAQDTNLKTRLLQLECHFTWGLNKNDMDLTDLLTRLEEQLNLDLGREAGVARTHSCMGFVNFLLGSNTKALTDFTRSVELTKSHGNSCEKLLVVVYGDLAWLYYHIGNFAECEIYLNKLGDIEKKYPVVPYAEVLGEKGWSFFKFSRKYYDRAKGCFNEALKLDPEDAEWNAGLAILLYRLQDSEASTAIGQLRRAIATNPNDDVLKVLLGLKLSAQKKRSEYNEAESLVEQALEGSPEHPHVIRYVGKYFRNQGSVDRSIALLRRALEKVSNTALIHHQLGLCYKKKVIDLKKAGRYHKRHKEIKHAQGQCIHHLELATEMKTSFIIAMSELALQYGVNRDFLKADELFQNTLQEAKEKKDNYQSVLLCYAEFEQYRMKCEAAAIKHYTECLKINPKSDEGKRSAKNLIKIANRRIEHNPKDGEAFGILGIVHKERREKQQAVECFEKALSYADNKDYLSDLSELRLSLQ; the protein is encoded by the exons ATGATGAG TTCAGCTCaagacacaaatttaaaaaccaGACTTCTTCAGCTGGAATGCCATTTCACTTGGGGGCTGAATAAAAATGATATGGATCTCACTGATCTTCTGACCAGGCTAGAAGAACAACTTAACCTGGACCTTGGAAGGGAGGCAGGAgttgcacgcacacacagctgTATGGGATTTGTAAATTTTCTACTAGGCTCCAATACTAAGGCACTTACCGACTTTACGAGATCTGTAGAGCTCACAAAGTCTCATGGAAATAGCTGTGAGAAGCTGCTTGTTGTTGTCTATGGAGATCTTGCATGGTTATATTATCATATAGGTAATTTTGCAGAGTGTGAAATCTACCTGAATAAACTTGGAGACATTGAAAAGAAATATCCAGTTGTTCCCTATGCTGAAGTACTTGGAGAGAAAGGGTGGAGCTTCTTTAAGTTTTCTCGAAAATATTATGACAGAGCTAAAGGGTGCTTCAATGAGGCCCTGAAACTGGACCCAGAGGATGCTGAATGGAATGCCGGCCTTGCAATTCTTCTTTACCGGCTACAAGATTCAGAGGCTTCAACTGCAATTGGTCAACTTAGACGGGCCATAGCCACTAACCCAAATGATGATGTTCTTAAGGTGTTACTTGGCCTAAAATTGTCTGCACAAAAAAAGCGCAGTGAGTACAATGAGGCTGAAAGTCTAGTAGAGCAAGCCTTAGAAGGGTCTCCAGAACACCCTCATGTTATTCGATATGTTGGAAAGTATTTCCGAAATCAAGGCTCTGTGGACAGGTCCATTGCCCTCCTCAGAAGAGCATTAGAGAAAGTTTCCAATACAGCTCTTATACATCATCAGCTGGGGCTCTGCTACAAGAAAAAGGTAATAGATCTGAAGAAAGCAGGGAGATACCATAAGAGACATAAAGAAATTAAGCATGCTCAAGGGCAGTGCATCCACCACTTAGAGTTAGCAACTGAAATGAAGACCAGCTTTATTATTGCTATGAGTGAACTGGCCTTGCAGTATGGGGTAAACagagattttttaaaagcagatgAATTGTTCCAGAATACATTACAGgaagctaaagaaaaaaaagataactacCAGTCTGTTCTTCTGTGTTATGCAGAATTCGAGCAGTACAGGATGAAATGTGAGGCTGCTGCCATCAAACACTACACTGAATGtctgaaaataaatccaaaaagtGATGAAGGGAAGAGAAGTGCTAAAAATCTGATAAAGATTGCAAATAGACGAATTGAGCACAACCCAAAAGATGGAGAAGCCTTTGGAATACTTGGAATCGTTCATaaggaaagaagagaaaaacaacAGGCAGTAGAGTGCTTTGAGAAAGCACTGAGCTATGCAGACAACAAGGATTACCTTAGTGATCTTTCTGAACTTAGGCTTTCATTACAGTAA